From one Geoalkalibacter halelectricus genomic stretch:
- a CDS encoding ABC transporter permease has translation MEFLFEALRAALVLIIQLDREVMVIAWTSLWTSTTAILLATLLAAPLGLVVGAVPFPGRRGIRLILNTFMALPTVVIGLFLFALLSRQGPLGPLGLLFTPWAMVLGQTVLALPIVAHYITTAVAGADARIVPTLQTLGAKPLYIGFHLLREVRYGILAAVVAGFGRVVAEVGAAMMLGGNIRNSTRTLTTAIALETSKGDFAFAMALGIILMTLALGVNFFLHALQQR, from the coding sequence GTGGAATTTCTTTTTGAAGCCTTGCGCGCCGCCCTGGTGCTGATCATCCAACTCGACCGTGAGGTCATGGTCATCGCCTGGACCTCGTTGTGGACCTCGACCACCGCCATCCTGCTGGCGACCCTGCTCGCCGCCCCCCTGGGCCTGGTGGTCGGCGCGGTGCCCTTCCCCGGACGGCGCGGCATCCGCCTGATTCTCAACACTTTCATGGCCCTGCCCACGGTAGTCATCGGCCTGTTTCTCTTCGCCCTGCTCAGCCGCCAGGGCCCCCTGGGACCGCTGGGCCTGCTGTTCACCCCCTGGGCCATGGTCCTCGGGCAGACCGTGCTGGCCTTGCCCATCGTCGCCCATTACATCACCACGGCCGTCGCCGGGGCCGACGCGCGCATCGTCCCCACCCTGCAGACCCTGGGCGCCAAACCTCTCTACATCGGGTTTCATCTTCTGCGCGAGGTGCGCTACGGCATACTCGCCGCCGTGGTCGCCGGCTTCGGCCGGGTGGTCGCCGAAGTCGGAGCGGCCATGATGCTCGGCGGCAACATCCGCAACTCGACCCGCACCCTGACCACCGCCATCGCCCTGGAAACCAGCAAGGGCGATTTCGCCTTCGCCATGGCCCTGGGGATCATCCTCATGACCCTGGCCCTGGGGGTCAATTTCTTTCTTCACGCTTTGCAGCAGAGGTGA
- a CDS encoding aldehyde ferredoxin oxidoreductase family protein: MNKIYRVNMTDLTTSVEDCPAEWAGLGGRGLTSAIVAAEVPPACHPLGPNNKLVFSPGLLTGTPAANSGRLSAGAKSPLTGTIKESNAGGSAAQLFARLDIKALIIEGQPTEDAWYKLALSKDGVKIEKETALVGKGNFAVVEAVQAQKGKKTGVISIGPAGEWRMKAANISVMDPDGKLRSHGRGGLGAVMGAKKIKYITVDGEGAPAVKIADPEKFKTAARTFAKALLDHPVSGEGLPTYGTNILINVLNEAGGLPTKNFRYGQFEGHDKISGETMHDIITERGGKTKHGCHAGCIIQCSQEYVDASGVYVTSGFEYETIWGFGANCCIDNLDHIAEADHLMDDIGIDSIESAVIMGVAMEAGILPWGDGPGVNRLLREEIGKGTPLGRILGNGAAEVGVAYGLTRVPVVKGQGIPAYDPRSVKGIGITYATSTMGADHTAGYSVATNILKVGGDVDPLKKEGQVELSRNLQIATAAVDSTGLCLFVAFPVLDIPEALTAIVEMLNARFGLSLTGDDVTALGTSILKTEHAFNQAAGFTNAHDRLPEFFATEPVPPHNVVWDFTDAEIDEFWNF, from the coding sequence ATGAACAAGATCTACCGCGTCAACATGACCGACCTGACCACCTCCGTGGAAGACTGCCCGGCCGAATGGGCGGGTCTGGGCGGCCGCGGCCTGACCTCGGCCATCGTCGCCGCCGAAGTGCCCCCCGCCTGTCATCCCCTGGGGCCCAACAACAAGCTGGTGTTCTCTCCGGGCCTTCTGACCGGCACCCCGGCGGCCAACTCGGGGCGTCTCTCGGCGGGCGCCAAAAGTCCCCTGACCGGCACCATCAAGGAGAGTAATGCCGGCGGCAGCGCAGCGCAGCTCTTCGCGCGCCTCGACATCAAGGCGCTCATCATCGAGGGCCAGCCCACCGAGGATGCCTGGTACAAGCTTGCGCTCTCCAAGGACGGCGTGAAAATCGAGAAGGAAACCGCGCTGGTCGGCAAGGGCAATTTCGCCGTGGTCGAAGCGGTGCAGGCGCAAAAGGGCAAGAAGACCGGCGTGATCAGCATCGGCCCGGCGGGCGAGTGGCGCATGAAGGCGGCCAACATCTCGGTGATGGATCCCGACGGCAAGCTGCGCAGCCACGGCCGCGGCGGGCTGGGCGCGGTGATGGGCGCAAAGAAGATCAAGTACATCACCGTCGACGGCGAGGGCGCACCGGCGGTCAAGATCGCCGATCCGGAGAAGTTCAAGACCGCGGCGCGCACCTTCGCCAAGGCGCTGCTCGATCATCCGGTCTCGGGCGAGGGTCTGCCCACCTACGGCACCAACATCCTGATCAACGTGCTCAACGAAGCCGGCGGCCTGCCAACCAAGAACTTTCGCTACGGCCAGTTCGAGGGGCATGACAAGATCTCGGGCGAGACCATGCACGACATCATCACCGAGCGCGGCGGCAAGACCAAGCACGGCTGCCACGCGGGCTGCATCATCCAGTGCTCCCAGGAGTACGTGGATGCCTCGGGCGTCTATGTGACCTCGGGCTTTGAGTACGAAACCATCTGGGGTTTTGGCGCCAACTGCTGCATCGACAATCTCGACCACATCGCCGAAGCCGATCATCTCATGGATGACATCGGCATCGACTCCATCGAGAGCGCGGTGATCATGGGCGTGGCCATGGAAGCGGGCATCCTGCCCTGGGGCGATGGGCCCGGCGTCAACCGCCTGCTGCGCGAGGAGATCGGCAAGGGCACGCCGCTCGGGCGTATTCTCGGCAACGGCGCGGCGGAGGTGGGCGTGGCCTATGGTCTCACGCGCGTGCCGGTGGTCAAGGGCCAGGGCATTCCGGCCTACGATCCGCGCTCGGTCAAGGGCATCGGCATCACCTACGCCACCTCGACCATGGGTGCCGATCACACCGCGGGCTATTCGGTGGCGACCAATATCCTCAAAGTCGGCGGCGATGTGGATCCCCTCAAGAAAGAGGGTCAGGTGGAGCTCTCGCGCAACCTGCAGATCGCCACGGCGGCCGTTGATTCCACCGGCCTGTGCCTGTTCGTCGCCTTCCCGGTGCTCGACATCCCCGAGGCGCTCACCGCCATCGTCGAGATGCTCAACGCGCGCTTCGGCCTGAGCCTCACCGGCGATGACGTCACAGCCCTGGGCACCTCGATCCTCAAGACCGAGCATGCCTTCAACCAGGCCGCGGGCTTCACCAACGCCCACGACCGGCTGCCCGAGTTCTTCGCCACCGAGCCGGTGCCGCCGCACAACGTGGTGTGGGATTTCACCGACGCCGAAATTGACGAATTCTGGAATTTCTAA